A genome region from Bradyrhizobium commune includes the following:
- a CDS encoding cold-shock protein, giving the protein MTTGTVKWFNGQKGFGFIQPNDGSSDVFVHISAVERAGLSGLAEGQKVNYELKTDKMRGKVSAENLSLA; this is encoded by the coding sequence ATGACGACAGGTACCGTGAAGTGGTTCAACGGCCAAAAGGGCTTTGGATTCATCCAGCCGAACGATGGCAGCAGCGATGTGTTCGTTCACATCAGTGCGGTCGAACGCGCTGGTCTTTCGGGTCTCGCCGAGGGCCAGAAGGTCAATTACGAGCTCAAGACCGACAAGATGCGGGGCAAAGTCAGCGCAGAGAACCTCTCGCTGGCCTGA
- a CDS encoding transcriptional regulator gives MSARKSAEPSPAAMARADRQRLAAEEGVRAIADVERQAIEVRKNMARLRELREAKEVADAALALSLPSPAPKKRTRKSPR, from the coding sequence ATGAGCGCCAGGAAATCGGCAGAACCGTCGCCTGCAGCGATGGCACGCGCCGATCGTCAGCGGCTGGCCGCCGAAGAAGGCGTGCGGGCGATCGCGGATGTCGAACGGCAGGCGATCGAGGTCCGAAAGAACATGGCGCGACTGCGCGAGTTGCGCGAGGCCAAGGAAGTCGCCGACGCGGCACTTGCACTGAGCCTGCCGTCACCGGCCCCAAAGAAACGGACAAGGAAGTCGCCGCGATAG